The segment TGCTATTCGCCTCATACGTGATGCCAAGGCTAATGGATTTGAAATTACAATGTTTTATGTTGGTTTAGGTGATTATTATTTGAACATTGAGAGAGTTGCTATACGTGTCAAGAATGGCGGACACCACATTCCAACCGAGGATATCATTAGACGCCATGATACTTCTATTCGAAATTTACTCCTACATCTACAAATGATTGATCACTTAGTTGTTATCGACAATAGCTTGTCAGAGGGCAGGATTATATTGAGCGTTGATAATGGTACTATTTCATATAGTATAAATTCTATTCCTCTATGGGCAGAATGTATCGTGGATTGTTACCGCTGAAAATGAAACCCCAGACAAATACCACAGCTAGGATAAAAGAAGCCTTCACCAATGTGTGGATGGCTTCTTTTAGCAGTAGTGAATTTTTCCTGAAATATATGTGGGAAGAGCGGCGTTCCCAGAGCATGCCGGTGATCAAGGCAGCTGCTGATTGGGACAGTGTAAAGGCTATACCGCAGATGGACATCATCCTGAAGCAGATGAGTCAGCTGTGGGCACCGCATTATCCGTACCGTTCCGGTCAGCCGAGCTACATTTTGTCCGAGAACGTGCAGCGTATCCAGTTAGGAGAGCTCAAAGCGGAAGAAGCCCTTAAGAAAGCACAGTCGGAGTCGGAGAGCTGGATGACATCCAGAATTTTGTCTCGCAGGCCAATCTTCTGGCTTACGATGAAGCGCGAGCATCCTGTTTGGAGAGCCGCTGCAGATGAGCAGTGTGTCATGAATATGCCCATGCGGGAGCTGATCAAGGTGAACCGGGTGACTGCGGCCGCTGCGGCAGGGGCTGGGCACGCACCCAGCGTGTACGTTGTAGAGAATTCAGGCGTATTCTCCGCGCTGCTTGATGCCGTGCCGGACGCAAGCCTGGTCTGCACTCATGGGCAGTTTAAGCTTGCCGGCTTATACTTGCTGGACCTGCTTGCGAAGGCCGGACATACTCTTTTTTACAGCGGGGACTTCGATCCGGAGGGGCTGGCGATGGCAGTTCGTTTTAAGGAACGGTACGGTGAGCAGGCTCAATTATGGAGAATGAGTATAGATGACTTTCACGCATCTTCTCCTGTGGTGGAGTTAGGGGACCGAGAGTCCAAGCTGCATTCGCTGCTTGACTCTGAGCTGGGCAAAGTAGCCCAGGCTGTGAAGGAAACCGGCAGAGCTGGTTATCAGGAGGGGATAGTAACCCTGCTTATTGAGGATTTGCGGAATCGAAGGATGTTTAACAACGTTTGAAAGAGCTGAAGAGGTAGACGACAGGAGTATATCTGAGAAGAGTACATCCTATATAAGTAGGAGTGAGAACACTGAAAATCACATGTTACTATGGTACAAGCGGGAATATGGGCTACATTACGTTAAAGCCGCCGGCAATGAAGGAATCAGAGCTCAGCGGAAGCAGTGATAACGAACTATTTCAGCACGTAAATCCTGATGAGATCACAATTCCCTATATAGCCGATGCCAACGTGAGTACATATTTAGATCAGTTAGTCATCGCCCCACAGACGTTTAAAGAAGCTAATGAACAGGGATGCGATATTGAATTTGGTATTGATATGGACCGTGATGGTTACATCACAGGCATTGAATTAACCCTCCTGCCCTCAAAATTCATTGCATTGATCCAATCGCAGGCTTTTAAAATCTATGGGACCATATGGCGGGACAGGGAATTTCATCTCGTCACCTTAGATCATGCGGAGCATGTGTTTAAACCGGAGAATGTCGTCTACAAAATGACGGACAAGGAAGATGCCTTTGTTATTGTAGAGCATGTTGAACCTGAAAATCTCGGTTATCATTATCCAGACCCGGCCCACAGAGGAACTGTAGCTTTGTTTAAAGGCCTGATTTCGGCAAGGGATGATATCTATCCGCTGGAGTATATGAGGGAGCCGGATTTTTGGTTGAAGAGGGACATGTAGCTTAATTCAACTACTTATCACATACATCATTACCTGATGGAACTGGCGAACACAATGACAAAAAGAAAATAGCCGTGATCGGCTTAGGCAACATGGGCCGGTATAAACTAAAAATGGATTTGGTTTAGCTGGCTCAAAAATCAATTTACTATGACTTAGCTTATACATACAAGTAATCTAATATCAATGAAGTGAGTTATGTAATTCCGTGCATGCCTGTAGCTTCTATTATTAGAAGTTGCAGGCATGCATTAATGCAATTATGTAATGCCCCCCATTGTCAAGACACGAATTTCCGAGAAATAAGTTAATCCTCCTTGTCTTGTGAGATCTTGTGATTTAAGACGCGATTTGTTCAACAGAATGCGTATAGAATTGAGCCGGCTTGGCTCCTTCTAGAGATGCATGAGGCCGTTCATGGTTGTAAAAATGGACATAACGAGCTATCCCTTTGCGCAGCGCGCGAGGGTTTTCGAATTCATTGAGAAAGATGCATTCATACTTAAGGGAGCGGAAATATCGTTCTGTCCGGCTGTTGTCTGTTGCCCGGCCCTTGCCATCCATAGAGATCTTTACTTCTGCTTTTTCAAGCAGCTCAAGATAGTCAGCGTTGGTAAAATGGGAGCCCTGGTCGCTGTTCATAATCTTAGGTTTGCAATGGCTGAATGCACGTTTGAGGCACCTCAAAACAAATCCCTTTTCGAGCGTGTTGGATAGTTCGTAATCGATGATTTTTCGGCTGTACCAATCGATAATGTTGAATAGGTACATAAATCCATTGCCCATCCGGATGTAGGTAATATCGATTCCCCAGACCTGATTCGGGCGGTCGATCGTTAAGCCTTGAAGCAGGTAAGGACGGATATACTTGGCATGCAGGCGCTTGCTCAGGTTCGGCTTTGGATAGATGGCCTCTAGACCCATAAGCTGCATAAGACGGCGTACACGCTTGCGATTCACTTCATAGCCTAGATCTCGAAGGAAACAGGTTATTCGACGGTAGCCGAAGTAAGGGTGTTTCGTGTAGATCTCATCGATCCGATGCATGATTTGCACATTGACTTCGCTCTCACAATGCTCCTTTTCAGGACGGTATACGCTGGTTCTGTTGATACTTAGAAGGGCTGCCTGACGTTTGATATTGATTTCAGCGTTGCCTCGCTCGACCATACCTTTACGAGCTTCTAGAGGCTCATTTAAGGCCAGATTTTTTTTTGAGCCAGTCGACCTCCACTGTGAGTTGGCCAACCAGCTGTTCCAGATGTTCTTGCTTACTTTCATACTCCTTTTTCATTTTGTCGACTTCACTGGCCTTCTTCTCGAACACCGTGTTGGCGCGCTCTAAAAACTCTGATTTCCATCGGCTAATCATCACGGGGCTAAGCTCATATTTAGCGGCAATTTCATTCACTGTCTGCTCCTCTCGAAGCACTTCCAGCACGACTTTTGTCTTAAACTCTGCGGTATATCGGTTCCGTTTTTCCATGGCTTCATTATAACTTATTTTTTTCCCTCCTGTGTCTCAAGGTATGGGAGCATTATATTAAGGCTATCATGAGAGGAGAGAACAATGCGTAAATTTAGCATGTTTGTTATGATGACGGCGGATCATCTTGGCTATTTTTTTCATTAAGGTTAATCCCAAAACCGGGCAACTAATAATGGCTCATCAGAAATACCTAACCTTGAGGATATTCAGGATATCCGAGAATTTGTTTTTAGATTAGATGGAGATACACCCGAACTAAGACAGGCAGTTGAAAATAGTCTAAACAAATTAAGACAAGAATTTCCTGATCACAAGTTCAATGTAATCTTTGGAGGTAAATAAATTATGGCTATCAGCGCATTAATTCTTGACCCACAAAATGATTTCGAAAAGAATTTTTTCATTCCAGTTGCTACGGAATCATTTTTTAAGGAGTGTTGGTTACCTGCAATTGAATCATTAGGGCTACAATGGACAGACCTCTTCACGACAGGTGTTGATGTAGAGGAGGAAGATGTACCTCATATCATTGCGGAACTAATACTTATAAAAGAATGGGTAGCTAAAACTTTAGATGAGGAACAAAAAGATAAGATATTTGAAAGGATAGCTGGACTTCAAGATAAATTGCCGCTTGCATTTCAGCGGAAGGATGCAGTTGTATTTATAGGTTAGACTGGTATAAATTCATTTTATAGTTTGGTGGGGCTACCCAGTGTCGAATGAATCTCTCATTTAACT is part of the Paenibacillus algicola genome and harbors:
- a CDS encoding zeta toxin family protein, yielding MHELSPMMYVFGGNNGSGKSTIRNLIVDRLGISVNIDPDALARSINPRSPESRKISAGKEAIKLARDCIQNRRDFSVETTFAGGNAIRLIRDAKANGFEITMFYVGLGDYYLNIERVAIRVKNGGHHIPTEDIIRRHDTSIRNLLLHLQMIDHLVVIDNSLSEGRIILSVDNGTISYSINSIPLWAECIVDCYR
- a CDS encoding IS3 family transposase (programmed frameshift), translating into MEKRNRYTAEFKTKVVLEVLREEQTVNEIAAKYELSPVMISRWKSEFLERANTVFEKKASEVDKMKKEYESKQEHLEQLVGQLTVEVDWLKKKNLALNEPLEARKGMVERGNAEINIKRQAALLSINRTSVYRPEKEHCESEVNVQIMHRIDEIYTKHPYFGYRRITCFLRDLGYEVNRKRVRRLMQLMGLEAIYPKPNLSKRLHAKYIRPYLLQGLTIDRPNQVWGIDITYIRMGNGFMYLFNIIDWYSRKIIDYELSNTLEKGFVLRCLKRAFSHCKPKIMNSDQGSHFTNADYLELLEKAEVKISMDGKGRATDNSRTERYFRSLKYECIFLNEFENPRALRKGIARYVHFYNHERPHASLEGAKPAQFYTHSVEQIAS
- a CDS encoding DUF2399 domain-containing protein, whose product is MASFSSSEFFLKYMWEERRSQSMPVIKAAADWDSVKAIPQMDIILKQMSQLWAPHYPYRSGQPSYILSENVQRIQLGELKAEEALKKAQSESESWMTSRILSRRPIFWLTMKREHPVWRAAADEQCVMNMPMRELIKVNRVTAAAAAGAGHAPSVYVVENSGVFSALLDAVPDASLVCTHGQFKLAGLYLLDLLAKAGHTLFYSGDFDPEGLAMAVRFKERYGEQAQLWRMSIDDFHASSPVVELGDRESKLHSLLDSELGKVAQAVKETGRAGYQEGIVTLLIEDLRNRRMFNNV